In Nitrospira sp., one genomic interval encodes:
- a CDS encoding TonB-dependent receptor, whose product MFAPLLFLGLLMMSSAPIGTAQAQDAPASSPQTFAIAPQPLSSALLQFSSMTQIELLYDAAMTRDVETQGVSGEYTPEEALRILLRDTGLSPRTTTSGSITLERMSAPQSMSAARAPSLATAAVPETSPRPAAQKSVKVPEIVVKDIRDRDDDTQTYVAEESTTATRTDTPIRDVPQSIQVITRKVIEEQRTFRLQNTLENISGINATESAASLYDSLIIRGFTATDRSYFRNGLLDPFAQFTASDTYNIRRLEVLKGPAAVLYGQGDPGGVINIVTHKPLPNAAYSANVTLGNFHFYRSELDATGPLNAAKTVLYRLNVAGQKAGSFMDYANRDLAAIAPSVTWLMSSRTTLTVEADYLRRWSNDPYGLPAQGTFLPNPNGEIPRHRATTLGNFSTFNRTSYRFGYDLTHQFNDKWSIRNAFRHTIAEDDRNNLYAGFGGVLEPDFRTIQRFQVLQPGVARRHANSMVTNLVGHFRFLDMDHTLLTGIELRQEKTDQSNYTVAGAPPLDLFAPDYSLPPLPFTGDRVSFRADNKTAAVYMQDQVTILPNLKFLGGLRFDYVHQFQQSVGEPQQTADNHAVSPRLGLVYQPVEPVSLYTSWTKGFQPSSAASLNPDGGLFKPERSTQYEVGMKTFFFDNRVSATLAWFHLTRENLLTPNPDPALALQGFSVQTGEQRSQGIELDVTAQLTPGWNILAGYAYTDAEVTKDTDTSLVAKRLANVPYNKFTFWSTYHIQEGLLQGFGAGGGLFAYTGRNASIFGDQTEMPGYIRADAALYYNRDLQKGNWLGARSMHIALNVRNLLDQRYVATSYNGSNQFFFGEPRTVLATVGLRF is encoded by the coding sequence ATGTTCGCACCGCTTCTCTTTTTGGGCCTGCTGATGATGTCCTCGGCCCCAATCGGCACGGCGCAAGCCCAGGACGCGCCTGCGTCATCCCCGCAGACCTTCGCCATCGCGCCGCAGCCGCTCTCCTCCGCCTTGCTGCAATTTTCCAGCATGACGCAGATCGAATTGCTCTACGATGCGGCCATGACGCGTGACGTCGAGACGCAGGGCGTCTCGGGCGAGTACACTCCCGAGGAGGCCCTGCGCATCCTACTCCGGGACACGGGGCTGTCCCCGCGTACCACGACATCCGGCAGCATCACACTGGAACGGATGTCCGCCCCTCAATCCATGTCTGCTGCAAGAGCGCCGAGTCTCGCGACGGCAGCGGTACCCGAAACCTCGCCTCGACCTGCCGCACAGAAGTCGGTGAAAGTTCCAGAAATCGTCGTCAAGGATATCCGGGACCGCGACGACGACACCCAGACCTATGTCGCCGAGGAATCCACCACGGCGACCAGAACCGACACGCCGATCCGCGACGTCCCGCAATCGATTCAAGTCATCACGCGCAAGGTCATTGAAGAGCAGCGCACGTTCCGCTTGCAAAACACCTTGGAGAACATTTCCGGCATTAATGCCACGGAGTCCGCAGCCTCCCTCTATGATTCATTGATCATCCGAGGATTCACCGCCACGGATCGCAGCTATTTCCGAAACGGCCTACTCGACCCCTTCGCGCAGTTCACGGCGTCGGACACCTACAACATTCGTCGGCTGGAGGTGCTGAAGGGCCCGGCCGCCGTCCTCTACGGACAAGGAGATCCGGGAGGCGTGATCAACATCGTGACGCACAAGCCCCTGCCGAACGCAGCCTATTCGGCGAACGTCACGCTGGGTAATTTCCACTTCTACCGCTCCGAACTCGACGCGACCGGCCCGCTCAATGCCGCCAAGACAGTCCTCTATCGCCTGAACGTGGCAGGGCAGAAGGCCGGCAGTTTCATGGACTACGCGAACCGCGATTTAGCGGCGATCGCACCGAGTGTGACCTGGCTCATGAGTTCACGCACCACCTTGACGGTCGAGGCGGACTACTTGCGCCGCTGGAGCAATGATCCGTACGGCCTGCCGGCACAGGGGACGTTTCTGCCGAACCCCAACGGCGAGATCCCGCGCCATCGCGCCACCACCCTCGGCAACTTCAGCACCTTCAATCGCACCTCCTATCGCTTCGGGTATGACCTGACGCATCAGTTCAACGACAAGTGGTCCATCCGCAATGCCTTCCGCCACACGATCGCGGAAGACGACCGAAACAATCTGTACGCAGGCTTCGGGGGCGTCTTGGAACCGGACTTCCGAACCATTCAGCGGTTTCAGGTCCTGCAGCCAGGCGTCGCCCGTCGCCATGCCAATTCGATGGTGACGAACCTGGTCGGGCATTTCCGTTTCCTCGACATGGACCACACCCTCTTGACCGGCATCGAGTTGCGTCAGGAGAAAACCGACCAATCCAATTACACGGTCGCCGGTGCCCCTCCTCTGGATCTCTTCGCTCCGGATTACTCGCTGCCTCCCCTGCCGTTCACGGGCGATCGTGTGAGTTTCCGAGCCGATAACAAGACCGCCGCCGTCTACATGCAGGATCAGGTGACCATCCTCCCCAACCTGAAATTTCTGGGCGGACTCCGCTTCGACTATGTGCACCAATTTCAACAGTCCGTAGGTGAGCCGCAACAGACCGCGGACAACCACGCCGTCAGCCCCCGATTGGGCCTCGTCTACCAGCCGGTGGAGCCCGTCTCCCTCTACACGTCGTGGACCAAGGGTTTTCAGCCGAGTTCGGCCGCCTCGTTGAATCCGGACGGCGGGTTGTTCAAGCCGGAGCGGTCGACGCAGTACGAAGTCGGCATGAAAACGTTCTTCTTCGACAACCGCGTCTCGGCTACCCTGGCCTGGTTTCACCTGACCCGCGAAAATCTCCTCACGCCGAACCCCGACCCGGCTCTCGCGCTACAAGGGTTTTCGGTGCAAACGGGTGAACAACGCAGTCAAGGCATCGAGTTGGATGTCACCGCGCAACTGACGCCCGGATGGAATATCCTGGCCGGCTATGCCTACACCGATGCCGAGGTGACGAAAGATACCGACACCTCGTTGGTCGCCAAACGGCTGGCCAACGTGCCGTACAACAAGTTCACCTTCTGGTCGACCTACCACATCCAGGAAGGGCTGTTACAAGGTTTCGGCGCCGGCGGAGGACTCTTCGCCTACACGGGCCGCAACGCCTCCATCTTCGGAGATCAAACCGAGATGCCGGGCTACATCCGCGCCGATGCAGCCCTCTACTACAACCGCGACCTCCAGAAGGGCAACTGGCTGGGAGCGAGGAGCATGCATATCGCGCTCAACGTCAGAAATCTGCTGGACCAACGGTATGTCGCCACCTCCTACAACGGTTCGAATCAGTTCTTCTTCGGCGAGCCTCGAACGGTGCTGGCCACCGTCGGGTTGAGGTTCTAA
- a CDS encoding RNA polymerase sigma factor — translation MSELTQHDLSALVRDHGPELQHFLTRRLGCADTAKDLVQDTFLRLLQNMPGEILGNPRAFLFRVATNLLIDHHRRQQHRDTVTLDDPERPLDQADQSPSIETVVWSKQQVARLKLAIQELPPKCRHVFLLIKFHHMSHADVAAQLGISQSTVVKHMIKAVDFCRSRLEDP, via the coding sequence ATGTCGGAACTGACACAACACGATCTCTCAGCCTTGGTTCGCGATCACGGGCCTGAGCTGCAGCACTTCCTCACCCGTCGCTTGGGCTGCGCCGATACCGCCAAGGACCTCGTGCAGGACACCTTTCTTCGCCTGCTCCAGAACATGCCGGGCGAAATCCTTGGTAATCCGCGCGCATTCCTCTTCCGGGTGGCGACGAATTTACTGATCGATCACCACCGGCGCCAGCAGCACCGGGATACGGTGACGCTGGACGACCCGGAGCGCCCGCTCGACCAAGCAGACCAGAGTCCCTCCATCGAAACGGTCGTCTGGTCGAAGCAGCAGGTGGCACGCCTGAAACTCGCCATCCAGGAGTTACCCCCGAAATGCCGCCACGTCTTTTTGCTCATCAAATTTCACCACATGAGCCATGCCGATGTGGCGGCCCAACTCGGGATTTCTCAAAGTACGGTCGTCAAGCACATGATCAAGGCGGTCGACTTTTGTCGCAGCCGCCTCGAGGATCCCTAG
- a CDS encoding TonB-dependent siderophore receptor → MQFSWHIIIASVSAFLFQSAANLAEAGNNRLTTYEPRPFLLAQASPSGEPTETTEFNISPQPLGSAITTFADQANYRLLVPSEMTEGKTTNGVSGRHTPEEALTLLLTGTGLSYRLTDSRTMTLEPAGVTPLPPSPVAQATSPEPPNPNTQVQSGAKPVKVPEVVIKEVEDRGYSVDESSTATRIPAPIHDTPRSVEVVTRQVLDDQKVIRFSEALRNVSGVSQSSTQGGQGGTFMIRGFASELNVFKNGFRDDSTFSSRTQRDIINIESVEVVKGPPSYLYGRSDPGGVINQVTKAPLKNRYYSAEMIVGSYGLYRPQIDIGGPLNESKTLTYRFNGMYESAESYRDGVKSQRIFLAPTFGWEMSSRTTLRFEGEYLFDRSPIDRGLIAFGNGVAPIPISRFLGDPNRKMEVQQGKATITLWHEINDMFRWRTAFRAAAARSRYSSLESNFLVGAESDGILNLARYEIPTTVQSHYLQNELHGNFFTGSIKHKTIIGIELGRENSSATASGDFGGDTTTPGAFSYINIFNPNDRLFLNPTLTKFSDASQQNNILGAYVGDQVDLLDNLHMHFGGRFDLFDQTITNRPDGLTPTGSENTKTDTAFSPSVGIAYQPWKPITLYANYTESFAPQSAGSRSISGNLFDPERGKSYEGGVKYEAFGGKLRSTVAVFDIKKKNVLTADPLNGFFFSVATGEQRSKGAEFDISGQILPGWDIIANYAYIDTRVTKDLLFAEGSRAPNSALHQGSLWTTYFFQEGVVKGFGAGIGMYAQGKRNGIFQCQDPANCQAPFELAGYVRMDAALYYRKQEVFNKTNLLAAINFTNLLDHRYFSGAQNFREIVYTGAPFTAVGSLRFEFY, encoded by the coding sequence ATGCAGTTCTCATGGCACATCATCATCGCATCGGTGTCGGCCTTCTTGTTTCAATCGGCTGCCAATCTGGCTGAAGCCGGCAACAACCGGCTCACCACCTACGAGCCCCGTCCCTTCCTGCTCGCGCAGGCGTCGCCGAGCGGCGAGCCCACGGAGACGACGGAGTTCAACATCTCGCCGCAGCCACTGGGTTCGGCCATCACGACATTTGCCGATCAAGCGAACTATCGCCTCTTGGTTCCCTCGGAGATGACGGAGGGCAAGACCACGAACGGTGTCTCCGGTCGTCACACACCCGAAGAAGCCCTGACGCTGCTGCTCACCGGAACCGGTCTGAGCTATCGATTGACTGATTCTCGCACCATGACCCTCGAACCGGCCGGCGTCACGCCGCTGCCGCCGTCACCCGTAGCCCAGGCGACATCACCTGAGCCCCCCAATCCCAACACCCAGGTGCAATCCGGCGCCAAACCGGTGAAGGTACCCGAGGTCGTCATCAAGGAAGTGGAGGATCGCGGCTACAGCGTGGATGAGTCTTCGACAGCCACGCGCATTCCGGCACCCATTCATGACACACCGCGGTCGGTCGAGGTGGTGACCCGCCAGGTGTTGGACGATCAAAAGGTCATCCGCTTCAGCGAAGCGCTGCGGAACGTGAGCGGCGTCTCCCAATCCAGCACCCAGGGTGGACAAGGCGGCACCTTCATGATCCGTGGCTTTGCCTCCGAACTCAACGTGTTCAAGAACGGCTTCCGCGACGACAGCACGTTCAGTTCGCGCACCCAGCGGGACATCATCAACATCGAAAGCGTCGAAGTGGTCAAGGGCCCTCCCTCGTACCTGTACGGAAGGTCCGATCCGGGTGGCGTCATCAACCAGGTCACGAAGGCGCCCCTGAAGAATCGCTATTATTCGGCGGAAATGATCGTCGGCAGTTACGGCTTGTATCGCCCACAGATCGACATCGGCGGGCCGCTCAACGAAAGCAAGACACTCACCTATCGGTTCAACGGCATGTACGAGTCCGCGGAAAGTTATCGTGACGGGGTGAAGAGCCAGCGCATTTTCCTGGCGCCGACGTTCGGCTGGGAAATGAGCTCCCGGACCACGTTACGGTTCGAGGGTGAATACCTCTTCGATCGATCGCCCATCGACCGGGGCCTCATTGCCTTCGGCAACGGCGTGGCCCCCATCCCCATCAGCCGGTTCTTGGGCGATCCCAACCGGAAGATGGAAGTCCAGCAGGGCAAGGCCACCATCACCCTCTGGCACGAGATCAACGATATGTTCCGGTGGCGTACCGCGTTCAGAGCCGCGGCGGCCCGCAGCCGGTATTCCAGCTTGGAATCGAACTTCCTGGTCGGTGCCGAGAGCGACGGCATCCTGAACCTGGCGCGGTACGAAATCCCGACGACGGTCCAGAGCCACTATCTCCAGAACGAATTACACGGCAACTTCTTCACCGGTTCGATCAAACATAAGACGATCATCGGCATCGAACTGGGCCGGGAAAATTCCTCGGCCACGGCTTCGGGAGATTTCGGCGGCGACACCACCACGCCGGGCGCCTTCAGCTATATCAACATTTTCAATCCCAATGACCGGTTATTCTTGAATCCGACCCTCACGAAATTCAGCGACGCCAGCCAACAGAACAACATTCTGGGTGCCTATGTCGGCGACCAGGTCGATCTACTGGACAACCTCCATATGCACTTCGGCGGGCGTTTCGACCTGTTCGACCAGACCATCACGAACCGCCCCGACGGCCTGACGCCGACGGGCAGCGAGAACACCAAGACCGATACGGCCTTCAGCCCGTCGGTCGGCATCGCCTATCAGCCCTGGAAGCCGATCACCCTCTATGCCAACTATACGGAATCCTTCGCCCCGCAGAGCGCCGGTTCCCGGAGCATCAGCGGCAATCTGTTCGACCCAGAACGCGGCAAGTCGTATGAGGGCGGCGTCAAATACGAAGCCTTCGGCGGCAAGTTGCGATCGACCGTAGCGGTCTTCGACATCAAGAAGAAAAACGTGCTGACCGCCGACCCGCTCAACGGCTTCTTCTTCTCCGTTGCGACAGGCGAACAACGCAGCAAGGGCGCGGAGTTCGACATCTCAGGCCAGATCCTGCCGGGATGGGACATCATCGCCAACTACGCCTACATCGACACGCGCGTGACCAAAGACCTGCTCTTCGCCGAAGGCAGCCGCGCACCGAACAGCGCGCTGCATCAAGGCAGCCTCTGGACGACCTACTTCTTCCAGGAGGGCGTCGTGAAGGGCTTCGGGGCCGGTATCGGCATGTACGCGCAGGGAAAACGCAACGGGATCTTCCAATGTCAGGATCCGGCGAACTGCCAAGCTCCGTTTGAGCTCGCCGGATATGTTCGTATGGACGCGGCGCTTTATTATCGCAAGCAGGAAGTCTTCAACAAGACGAACCTGCTCGCCGCGATCAACTTCACCAACCTGCTCGATCATCGGTATTTCAGCGGCGCGCAGAATTTCCGCGAGATCGTCTACACCGGCGCGCCGTTCACCGCGGTCGGGTCCCTGAGGTTCGAGTTTTACTGA
- a CDS encoding transcriptional repressor has translation MRSQPDGRDRRVREGIERVRTSLGRSRLNWSLQRERIVQAFLQEEHITVRELYGRLNRQGLRAPLNTIYRTMRVLCEKGFAEARRFGEETQYDNLSAKGAHDHLICTGCGHIVEFEDPAIERLRQEVATDHGFHLTACRLELYGLCGACRVKSRQVMVRHVSVAQGRILRRV, from the coding sequence ATGCGGTCTCAGCCAGACGGGCGGGACCGGCGTGTGAGGGAGGGAATCGAACGGGTCCGGACGAGTTTGGGCCGTTCACGGCTGAATTGGAGCCTGCAGCGCGAACGGATCGTCCAGGCTTTTCTGCAGGAGGAGCACATCACGGTCCGCGAGCTGTATGGCCGGCTCAACCGGCAGGGCTTACGTGCGCCGTTGAACACGATCTATCGGACGATGCGGGTGTTGTGCGAGAAGGGGTTTGCGGAGGCTCGACGCTTCGGCGAGGAAACGCAATACGACAACCTCTCGGCGAAGGGAGCGCACGACCACCTGATCTGCACCGGGTGCGGCCACATCGTCGAATTCGAGGATCCGGCCATCGAACGTTTGCGGCAAGAGGTGGCTACCGATCACGGCTTTCACCTGACGGCCTGCAGGCTGGAACTCTATGGGCTCTGTGGCGCTTGTCGAGTGAAGAGCCGGCAGGTGATGGTCCGGCACGTCTCGGTTGCACAAGGACGCATCTTGCGTCGCGTCTAA
- a CDS encoding PepSY domain-containing protein: MLTQPFQPAHQTHPTASRPIPPTPVGTVATQPARKSLRKLWLRLHLYVGLIGGALFVLTSLTGSLLVFYKTIDEWLNPEQLIRTVGSDHPLSDIVAGARTAHPDWSPPDTLIFPLHERDTFHAWFKDPAAAPPEEHWHVVAVDPSTARPLSDRRWGSFFVSFIYELHQELLLGRPGEIFVGLLAVLLLVSIGTGLYLWWPAPGKLRRAFSFQSGGSLIRRHYGWHKLTGLAGALVLTLLAVTGFYLEFPDAVTSVVRWFSPVRDQSPERQPRSEPQAGVPRIPPEQAVAVARTVFPDATPMWLGLPQHERDSYSVGLRQPGEVRQAGGQTEVWIDQYSGTVRRVEDWRTFTRGETLLSWLFPLHNGEAFGLSGRWIIFAAGLTPLLLYVTALRMWWLKRDAHRRRRES, translated from the coding sequence ATGCTCACTCAGCCTTTTCAACCGGCGCATCAAACTCATCCGACCGCCAGCCGACCGATCCCGCCGACACCAGTTGGAACCGTGGCAACCCAGCCGGCTCGAAAGTCTCTCAGAAAACTCTGGTTGCGCCTCCATTTGTACGTAGGCCTGATCGGAGGCGCACTGTTCGTCTTGACCAGCCTGACGGGCAGCCTCCTGGTGTTCTACAAGACCATCGATGAATGGCTGAATCCGGAGCAGTTGATCCGAACTGTCGGGAGCGATCATCCCCTGAGCGACATCGTGGCGGGAGCCAGGACCGCGCATCCGGATTGGTCCCCTCCCGACACCCTCATCTTTCCGCTCCACGAGCGTGACACGTTCCATGCCTGGTTCAAGGATCCCGCTGCCGCCCCTCCCGAGGAGCACTGGCATGTCGTCGCTGTCGATCCCTCGACCGCCCGCCCCTTGAGTGACCGTCGATGGGGCAGCTTTTTCGTCTCCTTCATCTATGAATTGCACCAAGAGCTGCTGCTGGGAAGACCGGGCGAGATCTTCGTCGGCCTCCTAGCTGTCCTGCTCCTCGTCTCGATCGGAACGGGACTTTACCTCTGGTGGCCGGCCCCGGGGAAACTGCGCCGCGCCTTCTCGTTTCAATCCGGCGGGAGTCTCATCAGAAGACATTATGGCTGGCACAAGCTGACAGGCCTCGCCGGCGCACTTGTGCTCACCCTCCTCGCCGTGACGGGATTTTATTTGGAGTTTCCTGACGCTGTCACCTCGGTCGTGCGCTGGTTCTCACCGGTGCGGGACCAATCGCCAGAACGGCAGCCACGGTCAGAACCGCAAGCGGGAGTGCCCAGGATTCCCCCCGAGCAGGCGGTCGCCGTTGCCCGAACCGTCTTCCCGGACGCCACACCAATGTGGCTCGGCCTGCCCCAGCACGAGCGCGACAGTTATTCCGTGGGGCTCCGTCAACCAGGAGAGGTGCGCCAGGCGGGAGGACAAACCGAGGTCTGGATCGATCAATACAGCGGCACGGTGCGAAGGGTCGAGGACTGGCGAACGTTCACCCGCGGGGAAACCCTGTTGTCCTGGCTCTTTCCTCTTCACAACGGCGAAGCGTTCGGGTTGAGCGGCCGCTGGATCATCTTCGCCGCCGGGTTGACGCCGCTGCTGCTCTATGTGACGGCCTTGCGGATGTGGTGGTTGAAGCGAGACGCCCATCGGCGCCGACGGGAAAGTTAG
- a CDS encoding FecR family protein translates to MGTPEPNTVASTASAWLVLMQTGPVTDDERQRFAEWLSADPTHPAAYREAERFWRALDGLSPDDIRELERSLPQESARESTQPLQSWRRLTAMAACVLLVTGAGLWLALVLWPLGGYRTAVGEQRTLTLPDGSTIQLNTDTSLSAVITDRERRLTLHRGEAFFAVAPDQARPFEVTVGQGTIRALGTAFNVRTDRDRTTVTVSEHSVRIRLGHEPSIDVQAGEQLRYQPSGWLGAVERADLNRALAWQQHRLMFENQPLPEVLDEVARYRSGRLVFLRDQSLNTLLVTGSFDTERLDHFFSALEESLPIRIVTIADRVILLYRSRIAKS, encoded by the coding sequence ATGGGCACACCGGAACCCAACACCGTCGCTTCAACCGCCTCCGCCTGGCTCGTCCTGATGCAGACCGGACCCGTCACGGATGACGAGCGCCAGCGCTTTGCTGAGTGGTTGTCCGCAGACCCGACCCATCCCGCCGCCTATCGGGAGGCCGAACGATTCTGGCGCGCGTTGGATGGGTTGAGCCCGGACGATATCCGTGAGCTGGAGCGGTCCCTGCCTCAGGAGTCGGCCCGCGAGTCGACGCAGCCCCTCCAGTCCTGGCGCCGTCTCACGGCGATGGCCGCCTGCGTGCTGCTCGTCACGGGTGCCGGCCTGTGGTTGGCACTCGTCCTCTGGCCGCTCGGAGGCTACCGCACCGCGGTGGGGGAACAGCGCACCCTCACCCTGCCCGACGGTTCGACGATTCAGTTGAATACGGATACCTCGCTCTCGGCCGTGATCACGGACCGGGAACGGCGCCTCACCCTCCATCGAGGCGAAGCCTTCTTCGCCGTCGCCCCGGACCAGGCTCGCCCCTTCGAAGTGACGGTCGGTCAGGGCACCATCCGCGCATTGGGCACCGCCTTCAATGTCAGAACGGACAGGGACCGCACGACGGTCACGGTGTCCGAACACAGCGTGCGCATTCGTCTGGGGCACGAACCTTCCATCGACGTCCAAGCGGGCGAGCAGCTTCGTTATCAGCCGAGTGGATGGCTCGGAGCAGTGGAACGGGCCGACCTAAACCGCGCCTTGGCGTGGCAGCAGCATCGTCTGATGTTCGAGAACCAACCGTTGCCTGAGGTGCTGGATGAAGTGGCCCGCTACCGCTCCGGACGGCTGGTGTTTCTGCGGGATCAGTCCCTCAACACACTGTTGGTCACGGGTTCCTTCGATACGGAGCGACTGGATCACTTCTTCTCCGCTCTTGAAGAAAGCCTCCCGATCCGCATCGTGACGATCGCCGATCGCGTGATCCTGCTGTACCGAAGCCGCATCGCCAAATCGTAA